Proteins encoded by one window of Paenibacillus urinalis:
- a CDS encoding M20 family metallopeptidase, translated as MNKQTINQTIDQYSSRFKEISLYIGQNPELGNEEFLASARLKEELIFHGFEVEAPILGLETAFIGTYSAAKPGPRIALLCEYDALPELGHACGHHLICMMSLGAAVGLKSVIDEIGGSIKVFGTPAEETKGAKVPMAAAGLFDDCDIAMMTHPFYAYEKSGTSLAMDAIQFEFFGKSSHAAASPHEGINALDAVIQTFNGINAFRQQVKSTVRIHGIINHGGEAANIIPDYASAQFYVRASTRKELEVLTERVIKIAEGSALQTGCTLKTSNYETSYDEMNTNEILSDVFSANLVELGISKDEISTGDDHGSMDMGNVSLRIPAIHPYIKIIEEKHALHSKEFRDLAMEERALSGMILAAKALGNTAYDVITQPELLTRIKTAHHAVNHI; from the coding sequence TTGAACAAACAGACCATTAATCAGACCATTGATCAATATAGTTCCCGTTTCAAAGAGATTTCATTATATATTGGTCAGAACCCGGAGCTTGGAAACGAAGAATTCCTTGCATCCGCAAGACTTAAGGAAGAACTGATTTTCCATGGCTTTGAAGTCGAAGCACCTATACTTGGCCTTGAGACCGCATTTATCGGTACTTACAGCGCTGCTAAGCCCGGACCAAGAATTGCACTGCTCTGTGAGTACGATGCCCTCCCCGAACTAGGGCATGCCTGCGGTCACCACTTAATCTGTATGATGAGCTTGGGTGCAGCAGTGGGTCTCAAATCCGTCATTGATGAGATCGGAGGTTCCATCAAAGTATTTGGAACGCCTGCTGAGGAAACCAAAGGTGCCAAAGTACCCATGGCTGCTGCCGGATTATTCGACGACTGTGATATTGCCATGATGACGCATCCATTTTATGCATATGAGAAATCAGGCACCTCCCTGGCCATGGATGCTATCCAATTTGAGTTCTTCGGTAAATCCTCACATGCAGCTGCAAGTCCCCATGAAGGGATTAACGCACTTGATGCTGTTATTCAAACGTTCAACGGCATTAATGCTTTCCGTCAACAAGTGAAGAGCACTGTTCGCATCCATGGCATTATTAACCATGGCGGTGAAGCTGCCAACATTATTCCGGATTACGCCTCAGCCCAGTTTTATGTCCGGGCATCTACACGCAAAGAGCTTGAAGTGTTAACGGAACGCGTCATTAAAATTGCAGAAGGAAGCGCTCTTCAAACCGGCTGCACTTTGAAGACGTCCAATTATGAAACTTCATACGACGAGATGAACACGAATGAGATTTTGTCTGATGTCTTTAGTGCCAACTTAGTAGAGCTTGGTATTAGCAAGGACGAGATCAGTACTGGAGACGATCACGGCTCCATGGATATGGGCAATGTATCTTTAAGAATTCCAGCCATCCATCCGTACATCAAAATTATTGAGGAGAAGCATGCGCTTCATTCAAAGGAATTTAGAGATTTGGCAATGGAGGAACGAGCACTCTCAGGCATGATTCTCGCGGCCAAGGCACTCGGAAACACCGCTTATGATGTCATCACACAACCAGAACTGCTTACCCGGATTAAAACAGCTCACCATGCAGTAAATCACATTTAA
- the glgA gene encoding glycogen synthase GlgA: MNVLFAAAEGHPFIKTGGLADVIGALPQALRKNGVDVRVVLPKYKGINDRYREKMEPVTVADVYVGWRKQYCGVERLVHNGITFYFLDNEYYFGRDGIYGYMDDGERFAFYNRAVLEVIPFLDFEPDVIHCHDWHTGMIPLIKKAHYDHLPEYQSIRTVFTIHNLLYQGIFPYEVHHDLLNLHDQYFTMDGVEYYGNLNFMKAGLVYSDHVTTVSPTYAEEIKTAHYGYGLDGLLRSLGSKLSGIVNGIDTDSYNPENDRDLAAVYTSADMELKLKNKTALQQELGLPVRPEVPVIAMVTRLVESKGLDLVCRTLDELLYYDDVQFILLGTGEHAYEHWFYEAGLRHPEKMSAQIRFNEGLSRRFYAGSDLFLMPSMFEPCGISQLLALQYGSIPIVRETGGLNDTVQAYNEFTGEGTGFTFTNYNAHDMLFTIRRALQFYGLKDHWQIIMYNAMNGDYSWDVSAEAYTDIYERLTAK, encoded by the coding sequence ATGAATGTACTATTCGCCGCAGCAGAAGGGCATCCATTCATCAAAACGGGAGGACTGGCCGATGTCATCGGCGCACTGCCTCAGGCATTGCGTAAAAATGGGGTTGATGTTCGAGTTGTGTTACCCAAATATAAAGGCATAAATGACCGTTACCGTGAGAAGATGGAGCCCGTAACGGTGGCCGATGTATACGTCGGCTGGCGCAAGCAGTATTGCGGAGTAGAGCGTCTCGTTCATAACGGCATTACATTCTATTTCCTCGATAATGAATATTACTTCGGCAGAGATGGAATATACGGTTACATGGATGATGGTGAACGATTCGCCTTCTATAATCGTGCGGTGCTGGAAGTAATCCCATTTCTGGATTTCGAGCCGGATGTCATTCATTGTCATGACTGGCATACAGGAATGATCCCGCTAATTAAAAAGGCACATTATGATCATCTCCCTGAATATCAGTCCATTAGAACGGTGTTTACGATTCATAATCTGTTGTATCAAGGTATATTCCCGTACGAGGTACATCATGACTTACTAAATTTACATGATCAGTATTTTACGATGGATGGTGTAGAGTACTACGGTAATCTAAACTTTATGAAGGCCGGTTTAGTGTATTCCGATCATGTGACGACGGTTAGTCCGACTTATGCTGAGGAGATTAAGACAGCTCACTACGGATATGGTCTTGATGGACTGCTTCGATCGCTTGGCAGCAAGCTGTCGGGAATCGTTAATGGAATTGATACGGACAGTTATAACCCTGAGAACGATAGAGATCTCGCTGCGGTTTATACCTCAGCTGATATGGAGTTAAAGCTTAAAAATAAAACCGCTCTTCAGCAGGAGCTTGGATTGCCCGTTCGACCTGAGGTTCCTGTCATCGCAATGGTTACTCGTCTTGTAGAGTCCAAAGGTCTGGATCTGGTATGCAGAACACTTGATGAGCTATTGTATTACGATGATGTCCAGTTTATTCTACTGGGTACAGGTGAACATGCATACGAGCACTGGTTCTATGAGGCAGGTCTTCGTCATCCTGAGAAGATGTCAGCACAAATAAGGTTTAATGAAGGCTTATCCAGAAGATTCTATGCCGGCAGTGATCTGTTTCTGATGCCTTCCATGTTTGAGCCTTGCGGAATCAGCCAGCTGCTCGCATTACAGTATGGAAGCATCCCGATTGTTCGTGAGACAGGTGGTTTGAATGATACGGTACAGGCCTACAACGAGTTTACAGGAGAAGGAACAGGCTTCACTTTCACCAATTACAATGCACATGACATGCTGTTTACAATCAGAAGAGCATTGCAGTTCTATGGTCTCAAAGATCATTGGCAGATAATTATGTATAATGCGATGAACGGAGATTACAGCTGGGATGTATCGGCAGAAGCCTATACGGATATATACGAGAGGTTAACGGCGAAGTAA